CGATCGTTACCAGACCTATTATCATATTTTGTACGATTCTAATTCGTTAAAAAGTAGATTAACGGCTAGTTTTTTGGAAAAATACTTCAATTTTAAACGCGAATTTAGAGACCGCAAGTATAGTACTAAAGTTCACAACCTGAAGCATCAATTATTGGGCGGTAATAAAAACAAAGCAGTTCTGTTGGAAACCTATAAAATAGAAGTTTTACCTGATGCGTTTACTATGGAACCTCGTATAGCACAAATTGATTTAGACGCCGAATTATATGTGTCGCAGCGCAAAGCACTTTACGATTATTTATATATGAACCCAGAACCCGCAAAGGATTTAACGGTTTATCAATATGAAAATGATTCCCTTTTAGTAAAAACCAAAAATGGCTTCTTAAAAATTGTTAGAGATGAAGCATAATCCGTTTACTTCCAATACATATCAGGAAACTTGGTTAAAGCATTTTTCAAAACAGAAAGAAGGCAAACAATTTCAATTTATTAAAAACCTGTCCTTTATAAAGCATAAGTTTCTACCATATTATATAAATGCTGGTAGAAATATGACTAATGGTATGACCTATGAGATTGACGCCTTGGCATCAGATTTTAAAAACAAAGCCGTGGTTATATATGATGTTCCAGATTATTGTAATTGGACTGATCCTGTTAAAATTCCCAATCTTAAAATTAAGAAAGTCCGCCAGTATAAAGGGTTTCTAGCAGATTTATCGAAAGTTACGTCGTTTGAAGCGTATTTGCAAAACACCTTAAATGCCAAATCCAGAAATAAGTTTAGGAGCACCTTAAAAAAGTTTGAGAGCTGCTTTGATGTATCCTACAATTATTATTATGGAGATATAGCTCCAGACGCTTATAAAACCTTGATGGCCAATTTTAAGAACTTGGTTGAAACACGCTATGGCGATTTAAAAATTGATACCAGTTTAATTAGTGAATGGCCATTTTATGAAGAATTAGTGTATAAAATGCTTCATGAAAAAAAGGCTATGATTATCAGTATTGATGTTGCGGGCAAACCTATTTCTATGTCGCTTGCATTTTTAGGGGAAAACTCGCTTGTTGGTGCGGTGAAGGCATTTAATACTAATTATTACAAGTTTAACGTTGGTCATATCGAGATTAGCAAGTTTATTGATTGGTGCATTAAAAACGACAAAGAGATTCTAGATTTTTCGAAAGGAGAATATGAATATAAAACAAAATGGACTAACACTAACTATTTGTATAATTGTCATATACTGTACGATACATCAAATATTGCTTCAAGTATAACAGGCTATTTATTAGTCAAGTATTTTGGGTTCAAGCAATACCTACGCGACAAAAATTTTAATTTATTTGTTGCAAAAACGCGTTTTGCACTTAAGAATTTTGGTGCTTCAAAGGAACAGAAACTGCCATTTAAAATTCATCCCATTAAGGGAGATATAAATTTCAAGGCCTATCAATTAGTTGATTTAAATGAAGAAGGTGAACGCTTTCCGTTTTTAAACAGACTTGTGTTTGACGGATTATATCAAAAACCAGAATGTGTTTCAGGTATTAAAATCTATAGGTCAGTTAAGATAATAGAAGGTAAGCCAAATTATCTAGTAACGGGAACCAAAAGCAAATATCTTATTGAGATTCTTTAGCATGGTATTTTTCTGCTAATTGCGCCATAGATACACTCTGGAAATCATGATTTTTTTGAAGCTCTGTAAAGAGTTTAAAGATATCTTCTAGGTTTTTGAAATTGGCATCCATATTCTTTCCAAAATTATGAGGGTGCCACCAAAGATGATAGATTTCGTTATTTTTTGCGGCCTTGACTAATCCTTTTTTAATTCTAGAAATACGCAGTGGTTCTAATAATTTGAAACTGTTACTATAGGGTCTAAAAAATTTGCTTGAAGGAATGTTTAATATACCATGACTATTTTTTAAATGGCTAATAGAGTAGGTGTTATAACCCGAAACATTACAGTAGGCATCTGTAAGTCTGAATGCTTTATGTGTTGCGTTATCTAGTTTTTTTGTGTCATGTGTATCAAACATCCAATGGTTTTCAATACCACGATAGCATATAATCCCATGTTTTGCGCATATTTTTAAATAAGCCTCATTAATCTGATTCCTAGGAAATACAATGCTTTTTATGTTTATGTTTTTTTGTTTTGCAATTTGGACGGCCGCAATAATATCGGCTTCAAACTGGTCTGGAGTTTGTCCGTCTTCATTGGCATAGTAATGACTGAAGGTATGACTAGCAATTTCATGATTTCCATTGGTTCTTATGAATTCAATTAAAGATTCAGCATAATGAAATGGATCATCTGTTTCATTTTCACCAATGTTTTCTATTAAGTTATATGGGTTAAACCGGGAGTTTAAATAGGTTGGTTTTTCAGATGGCAACGCGCTTAATAATTCCTGTTTGTTTTTGGCAAACAAGAAACCAACAGTGGCAAAAGTCAAGGTAATATTATATTGATCGGCCAATGCCACCAATCTAGGTATCACTTCCCTAACATTTTTTAAATTAGTATGATAGTTTGATGTTGTTTTCACGTCAAACAAGCCCCAAAAGAGCTCAAAATCTAACGAAATTAATAAATAGCCGTTCTGTGTTTTCATTAACCCATAATAGTTTGAATGGTTTTAATAATAATTTTAAAATCTACTAATAAGCTGGCGCTATTAATATATTTCTTATTCAGTGCTATTTTTTGAGGTAAAATGGTATTTATATAAAAACTCTCCATGTTTTTAGCAGTTTTTAATAATTCTGCTTCATCACGAAAAGCAATAGAGGCATAGTCTGTAATTCCTGGTTTTACAGATAATATTTCCATATCATCAACCGAATAGTAATTAACATAATGTCTTACTTCCGGTCTAGGTCCAACAAAACTCATACTGCCTAAAAATACATTGATTAATTGGGGGAGTTCATCAAGCTTATATTTTCTTAAAAAAAAACCGGTTTTTGTAACTCTTGGGTCTTTATCTCCAACGGTTAGCAAGCCCTTTTTGTCCGAGCCGATAAACATGGTTCTAAATTTAAAAATTTTAAAATCTGAATTCCCTTTTCCTACACGTGTTTGTTTGTAAAAAATGGGTCCTTTAGACTCTAACTTTAAAATTAGTGCTATTACCAAAAGTAAAGGTAACGATAATATTATACCTAATAAAGAAAAAACGATATCAAAAAAGCGCTTTAACATAGACAAGATTCTACGGCATTTTCAACCGTGTTTACAATGTATTTGAGCTCTTCTTCCGTAAGTTGAGGATAAATTGGCAATGAGATTTCCGATTTAAAGTTGGTGTATGCCACTGGGTAATCTGCAATGTTATACCCCATATTTTTAAACAAAGTTAACAATGGTAATGGCTGAAAATGCACGTTAACAGCAACACCTTCTTTTGAAATGGCTTCAATAATAGCATCACGTTGCTCTTCTGTGGCGTCCTTTATTCGTAAAGCGTACAGATGACAAGATGAAAGTTTGTCTTCATTTTTATAAGGCGGAATGATAGCCCAAGGCTTGGTTTTAAAATACGCTTGGTAATATGCATATATCGTTTCGCGCTTTTCTAAAATATGCGAAAAATATTCAGGAAGCTGGGCAACACCAATGGCAGCAAGGACATCAGGCATATTTATCTTCATGCCTGGATAAATAATATCGTATTTCCAACCACCTGCTTTAGATTTTGTAAAAGCATCTTTAGTCTGTCCGTTTAAAGAAAAACATCTTAAATAATTATATTCCTCTTGATTGCTAAACGGTTCAGGAAGGTTTAAGCAAACGGCTCCCCCTTCGGCTGTAGTAATGTTTTTTACGGCATGAAATGAAAATACGGTAATATCTGATGTTAATCCAACAAACCTATTTTTATATTTAGCGCCAATAGCATGAGCAGCATCGGCAATAGTTACAATTCTATTTAATTGATGTTGCTTTTCTGAATTTGGTTTAAAAATAGGTTTTTTATTGTCAACAAGCCTCTGAATTTCATCATAATCACAAGGCCATCCAGCAATATCAACTGGCATGATTGCTTTTGTTTTTTCGGTTATTGCTTTTTCAATAGCAGAGATGGAAATATTAAAGTCCTCTTTGGTGTCTACCATTACAGGTGTAGCGCCCACGTGAATTACAGCTAAAGCAGTGGCAGCGTATGTGTAAGCTGGGATAATAACTTCGTCACCAGGACCAATGTCATACCATTTTAAAGCTAACATTAATCCAGAAGTTGCCGAGTTAACACACAAAGTATTTGGAAC
Above is a window of Bizionia sp. M204 DNA encoding:
- a CDS encoding GNAT family N-acetyltransferase, whose protein sequence is MKHNPFTSNTYQETWLKHFSKQKEGKQFQFIKNLSFIKHKFLPYYINAGRNMTNGMTYEIDALASDFKNKAVVIYDVPDYCNWTDPVKIPNLKIKKVRQYKGFLADLSKVTSFEAYLQNTLNAKSRNKFRSTLKKFESCFDVSYNYYYGDIAPDAYKTLMANFKNLVETRYGDLKIDTSLISEWPFYEELVYKMLHEKKAMIISIDVAGKPISMSLAFLGENSLVGAVKAFNTNYYKFNVGHIEISKFIDWCIKNDKEILDFSKGEYEYKTKWTNTNYLYNCHILYDTSNIASSITGYLLVKYFGFKQYLRDKNFNLFVAKTRFALKNFGASKEQKLPFKIHPIKGDINFKAYQLVDLNEEGERFPFLNRLVFDGLYQKPECVSGIKIYRSVKIIEGKPNYLVTGTKSKYLIEIL
- a CDS encoding polysaccharide deacetylase family protein; this translates as MKTQNGYLLISLDFELFWGLFDVKTTSNYHTNLKNVREVIPRLVALADQYNITLTFATVGFLFAKNKQELLSALPSEKPTYLNSRFNPYNLIENIGENETDDPFHYAESLIEFIRTNGNHEIASHTFSHYYANEDGQTPDQFEADIIAAVQIAKQKNINIKSIVFPRNQINEAYLKICAKHGIICYRGIENHWMFDTHDTKKLDNATHKAFRLTDAYCNVSGYNTYSISHLKNSHGILNIPSSKFFRPYSNSFKLLEPLRISRIKKGLVKAAKNNEIYHLWWHPHNFGKNMDANFKNLEDIFKLFTELQKNHDFQSVSMAQLAEKYHAKESQ
- a CDS encoding sugar transferase — encoded protein: MLKRFFDIVFSLLGIILSLPLLLVIALILKLESKGPIFYKQTRVGKGNSDFKIFKFRTMFIGSDKKGLLTVGDKDPRVTKTGFFLRKYKLDELPQLINVFLGSMSFVGPRPEVRHYVNYYSVDDMEILSVKPGITDYASIAFRDEAELLKTAKNMESFYINTILPQKIALNKKYINSASLLVDFKIIIKTIQTIMG
- a CDS encoding DegT/DnrJ/EryC1/StrS aminotransferase family protein; its protein translation is MKIPFSPPYINPAVINEVTDALESGWITTGPKVKKLEDLVCEHIGVPNTLCVNSATSGLMLALKWYDIGPGDEVIIPAYTYAATALAVIHVGATPVMVDTKEDFNISISAIEKAITEKTKAIMPVDIAGWPCDYDEIQRLVDNKKPIFKPNSEKQHQLNRIVTIADAAHAIGAKYKNRFVGLTSDITVFSFHAVKNITTAEGGAVCLNLPEPFSNQEEYNYLRCFSLNGQTKDAFTKSKAGGWKYDIIYPGMKINMPDVLAAIGVAQLPEYFSHILEKRETIYAYYQAYFKTKPWAIIPPYKNEDKLSSCHLYALRIKDATEEQRDAIIEAISKEGVAVNVHFQPLPLLTLFKNMGYNIADYPVAYTNFKSEISLPIYPQLTEEELKYIVNTVENAVESCLC